The following are encoded in a window of Anopheles stephensi strain Indian chromosome X, UCI_ANSTEP_V1.0, whole genome shotgun sequence genomic DNA:
- the LOC118517472 gene encoding mitochondrial ornithine transporter 1, with protein sequence MHSKGETSSLKTGVIDFVAGCLGGVALVYVSQPMDTVKVKMQTFPELYGGLVNCTVQTFKRDGLVRGLYAGTLPAVVANVAENSVLFAAYGACQQVVGSAVKKPSVAELSTLENATAGFLAAFFSSFTLCPTELIKCKLQALRETAGSDGKRRPTISSYALVSQILRTEGVAGMFRGLTSTFAREMPGYFFFFGGYEQTREFLAKPGQTKDEIGALRTMVAGAVGGVALWTVIFPADVIKSRIQVYSMRASMTQVGLDIFRKEGVLAFYNGLLPTIVRTIPATAVLFVVYEYTKKTLTKLLE encoded by the exons ATGCACAGCAAAGGCGAGACGAGTAGTTTAAAAACGGGCGTGATCGATTTCGTTGCCGGATGTTTAG GAGGCGTCGCGCTGGTGTACGTTAGCCAGCCGATGGACACGGTGAAGGTGAAGATGCAAACATTCCCCGAACTGTACGGTGGGCTCGTCAACTGTACGGTGCAAACGTTCAAGCGGGACGGGCTCGTGCGCGGCCTGTACGCCGGCACACTGCCAGCGGTCGTCGCGAACGTGGCCGAAAACTCAGTATTATTTGCTGCGTACGGTGCGTGCCAGCAGGTCGTCGGCAGCGCGGTGAAGAAACCGTCCGTCGCGGAACTGTCCACGCTCGAGAACGCAACGGCCGGCTTTTTGGCCGCCTTCTTCTCCTCCTTCACCCTCTGCCCGACCGAGCTGATCAAGTGTAAGCTGCAGGCGCTGCGGGAAACGGCCGGCAGCGATGGGAAGCGCCGGCCGACCATCTCGTCGTACGCGCTCGTGAGCCAGATTTTGCGCACCGAGGGTGTAGCGGGCATGTTCCGGGGGTTAACGTCTACGTTTGCGCGCGAAATGCCCGggtacttctttttcttcggcgGGTACGAGCAGACGCGCGAGTTTTTAGCCAAGCCCGGCCAAACGAAGGACGAGATTGGGGCGTTGCGGACGATGGTGGCTGGTGCGGTCGGTGGTGTCGCCCTGTGGACGGTCATCTTTCCGGCGGATGTGATCAAGAGCCGGATACAGGTGTACAGCATGCGGGCGAGCATGACACAGGTCGGGCTGGACATCTTCCGGAAGGAGGGTGTGCTCGCGTTCTACAACGGTTTGCTGCCGACGATCGTGCGTACCATACCGGCCACCGCCGTCCTGTTCGTGGTGTACGAGTACACGAAGAAAACGCTAACGAAGCTGCTAGAGTAG